The genomic DNA AAAGCGGTGCTGCAACCAAAAACACTGCTCTGCTTCTTGAAACAACTGCGTAGGTGCTAGCTTCCAAAAATCCCAGTTTAGCCTTAGCAAAAACCAATGTTCCGGCGACAATTGTCGGAATTGTTGCTGTTTGGCATAATATTCAAAGCGCACAGCCATCTGCTTAGTGCTTTGAACTCTTTGCCAGTAAGAAGTAGAACGACTGGTTTGTTTATCAGACCAATGGTTGTAACAGACAGTTGCTCCTGGCACATAAAGAAACCGCAACCCCAAAATTGCTGCTAAAGTAAAGTACTCCAAGTCGGTGTTCACCTGCCTTTGAGGATGCCATGCTTGCTCTTGATTTAAGCATTGAGCAGCACTTCGACGTAACAAGTAAGCATGAGGCGGGTGCCAGTAGTGGAGCAAAAAATACCGTAATGGATCGTCTAGCTGCTGGGAATTAAATAGTAATCTATGTTGACACTGCTCGTTCTGATAAAAACACCACTCCCAGTCTCCGTAGGCAATGTCGAACTGGCGGTCTTGTTCCAGTGCAGCTAAGAGTAAGGCAATTTTATTGGGTGTAAGCTCATCATCAGCATCCAACCATTGAATGTAGTCTCCTTGGGATTGCAAAAGCCCACAGTTGCGAGCATAGTTTACTCCCTGTTGCTTTTCTTGCAATACACGCACTTGATTAGAAGTTGTTGATGCCAAACTATAAGCAATTTCTAAAGATCCATCAGTGGAGTTGTTATCCACCACAATTATCTCTAGATCGG from Chlorogloeopsis sp. ULAP01 includes the following:
- a CDS encoding glycosyltransferase family 2 protein encodes the protein MSKTPLVSIIIPCYNAAARLEACLQSCLRQTYPDLEIIVVDNNSTDGSLEIAYSLASTTSNQVRVLQEKQQGVNYARNCGLLQSQGDYIQWLDADDELTPNKIALLLAALEQDRQFDIAYGDWEWCFYQNEQCQHRLLFNSQQLDDPLRYFLLHYWHPPHAYLLRRSAAQCLNQEQAWHPQRQVNTDLEYFTLAAILGLRFLYVPGATVCYNHWSDKQTSRSTSYWQRVQSTKQMAVRFEYYAKQQQFRQLSPEHWFLLRLNWDFWKLAPTQLFQEAEQCFWLQHRFNNIGMTLTPAEARIVLVMNQLGSVDTLMGHTNQIIRFLWKQAVLQPSINQTSVAEVLSLWVGLLPDSQPISLIEKPLVSASQQVAKLHSLISAVPLHAPLFTQQRAAILRLLSKLQVTGLLKQVMPKTSQNMAADNPI